A genomic segment from Tessaracoccus defluvii encodes:
- the pheA gene encoding prephenate dehydratase: MLGYFGPAGTFTHQALRTVTQEEALAFASVREALDAVRAGVIRGAVVPIENSVEGGVSATLDELIASSPLAIRGEIVIPVEFGLYARPGTRLEDVRQVLTHGHAAAQCREWLVTQLPAAAVTEAGSTAGAAAEVARPGSRYDAAVCARVAGQLYELDELAYQIEDNPGAVTRFVEVGPAGSVPERTGADKTTLVAFMRADHSGALLEILEQFAVRGVNLTRIESRPTKTTLGSYCFSIDAEGHVQDKRVGEALEGLHRVCPTVHFLGSYPRADGGRPSIAVGFSDEEFDAAAAWVDGLFGG, translated from the coding sequence GTGCTCGGATACTTCGGTCCCGCAGGGACGTTCACGCATCAGGCCCTCCGCACCGTCACGCAGGAGGAGGCGTTGGCCTTCGCGAGCGTCCGGGAAGCCCTCGACGCCGTCCGCGCCGGCGTGATCCGGGGCGCGGTCGTCCCCATCGAGAACTCCGTCGAGGGCGGTGTCTCCGCGACGCTGGACGAGCTGATCGCCAGCTCGCCGCTCGCCATCCGGGGCGAGATCGTGATCCCCGTCGAGTTCGGCCTCTACGCCCGCCCCGGCACCCGGCTGGAGGACGTGCGCCAGGTGCTGACGCACGGCCACGCCGCGGCCCAGTGCCGCGAATGGCTCGTCACGCAGCTGCCCGCCGCCGCCGTCACGGAGGCCGGCTCGACGGCGGGTGCCGCGGCCGAGGTGGCCCGGCCCGGGTCGCGCTACGACGCCGCCGTCTGCGCCCGCGTCGCCGGCCAGCTGTACGAACTCGACGAACTCGCCTACCAGATCGAGGACAACCCGGGCGCCGTCACCCGCTTCGTCGAGGTCGGCCCCGCGGGCAGCGTCCCCGAACGCACCGGCGCCGACAAGACGACGCTGGTGGCCTTCATGCGCGCGGACCACTCCGGCGCCCTGCTCGAAATCCTCGAGCAGTTCGCCGTCCGCGGCGTGAACCTCACCCGCATCGAATCCAGGCCGACGAAGACGACGCTCGGCTCCTACTGCTTCTCCATCGACGCCGAGGGCCACGTGCAGGACAAGCGCGTCGGCGAGGCGCTCGAGGGCCTGCACCGGGTGTGCCCGACCGTCCACTTCCTCGGCTCCTACCCGCGGGCCGACGGGGGACGGCCGTCGATCGCCGTCGGCTTCAGCGACGAGGAGTTCGACGCCGCGGCCGCCTGGGTCGACGGGCTGTTCGGCGGGTAA
- a CDS encoding S8 family serine peptidase — translation MKHRGWRAVAAALTLGLLCSQVTINAAAAPAPLTMTDCRFSTATPDASLVNAWHLQRLNMDTVWPMATGKGIKVAVIDTGINTVGSPYLSDTITGDDGATRRRITAVDLMDGPRPDDNDGMLECDHGTLVTSLLAAGRQRDGSPWSNRTNFAGIAPDVEVIAYRTLTVVADGEEQREGDPLSATIEAVRLATAEGVDIINLSQTVVEDPALKEYEAAIADAIEQGIVVVAAAGNAGAVRDRAYPAAFPGVISVGSSTQGDAGAQSSALVGNNVTIGAPGENVVGLRSSQAIDAAAVSNQAFELKGTGTSFATPIVSGVVALLLEYERRHGVDLSPAEVKERLVATADPPGHQVPDLRLGAGIVNPLRALLNLKRDPQVEPTEVASPPATVAPAPTPTEQALPVAALAIGVGSVIVVLLGVVAAIAIPAARRSSAS, via the coding sequence GTGAAGCACAGAGGATGGCGGGCGGTCGCGGCCGCGCTGACGCTCGGGCTGCTGTGCTCCCAGGTAACGATCAACGCGGCCGCCGCACCCGCGCCCCTGACCATGACCGACTGCCGCTTCTCGACGGCGACCCCCGATGCGTCGCTGGTCAACGCCTGGCACCTGCAGCGGCTCAACATGGACACCGTCTGGCCCATGGCCACCGGCAAGGGCATCAAGGTGGCGGTGATCGACACCGGCATCAACACCGTCGGCTCGCCCTATCTGAGCGACACGATCACCGGGGACGACGGCGCGACGCGGCGCCGGATCACCGCCGTCGACCTCATGGACGGCCCCCGGCCCGACGACAACGACGGCATGCTCGAATGCGACCACGGGACGCTGGTCACGTCGCTGCTCGCCGCAGGCAGACAGCGCGACGGCAGCCCCTGGAGCAACCGCACCAACTTCGCCGGCATCGCGCCCGACGTCGAGGTGATCGCCTACCGGACCCTCACCGTCGTCGCCGACGGCGAGGAGCAGCGCGAGGGCGATCCCCTGTCCGCCACGATCGAGGCGGTCCGGCTCGCCACGGCTGAGGGCGTCGACATCATCAATCTGTCGCAGACCGTCGTCGAGGATCCGGCGCTCAAGGAGTACGAGGCGGCCATCGCGGACGCCATCGAGCAGGGAATCGTCGTCGTCGCAGCGGCCGGCAATGCCGGTGCCGTGCGGGACCGGGCCTACCCGGCGGCGTTCCCTGGCGTGATCTCGGTGGGGTCGTCGACACAGGGCGATGCGGGGGCGCAGAGCAGCGCCCTCGTCGGCAACAACGTGACGATCGGCGCGCCGGGCGAGAACGTCGTCGGGCTGCGGTCGTCGCAGGCGATCGACGCGGCCGCCGTCTCCAACCAGGCCTTCGAGCTGAAGGGGACCGGCACGTCGTTCGCGACGCCGATCGTCTCCGGTGTCGTGGCGCTGCTGCTCGAGTACGAGCGCCGGCACGGCGTCGACCTCAGCCCCGCTGAGGTCAAGGAGCGGCTGGTGGCGACGGCTGATCCGCCGGGGCACCAGGTGCCGGACCTGCGGCTGGGGGCGGGCATCGTCAACCCCCTGCGCGCGCTGCTGAACCTGAAGCGGGACCCGCAGGTCGAGCCGACGGAGGTCGCGTCGCCCCCGGCGACGGTGGCCCCGGCGCCGACGCCGACGGAGCAGGCGCTGCCGGTGGCCGCGCTGGCGATCGGGGTGGGGTCGGTGATCGTGGTGCTGCTGGGAGTGGTCGCTGCGATCGCGATCCCGGCGGCGCGCCGCTCGTCAGCCTCCTGA
- a CDS encoding HAD family hydrolase: protein MVALDIDGTLVDGAGVMPEEVRSAVRRIVDAGVPVVLSTGRSWLGTQPVFDQLDLPPGWAVASNGAMVLTYPPFVVHDETRFDPAEVIRRVAELAPEARIAVQDGLDWRVSREFPEGELQGEVSIESLEELASREVTRVIVRDPDSSEEKFNGMVAQLGVHEVSYFVGWSAWLDIAPDGVDKAHGLQIVCDELGVDPADVLAIGDGRNDIEMLEWAGRGVAMGDAPDEVKAAADVVTGDFDDLGTVAELNRWFPATDGT, encoded by the coding sequence CTGGTCGCCCTCGACATCGACGGCACCCTGGTCGACGGGGCCGGGGTGATGCCGGAGGAGGTCCGCTCCGCCGTCCGCCGCATCGTCGACGCCGGCGTCCCCGTGGTGCTGTCCACGGGGCGGTCGTGGCTGGGGACGCAGCCGGTGTTCGACCAGCTCGACCTGCCGCCCGGCTGGGCGGTGGCGTCGAACGGCGCCATGGTCCTGACCTACCCGCCCTTCGTCGTCCACGACGAGACGCGCTTCGATCCCGCCGAGGTGATCCGCCGGGTCGCCGAGCTGGCGCCCGAGGCCCGCATCGCCGTCCAGGACGGCCTCGACTGGCGGGTCAGCCGCGAGTTCCCCGAGGGGGAGCTGCAGGGAGAGGTCAGCATCGAGTCGCTCGAGGAGCTGGCCTCGCGTGAGGTGACGCGCGTGATCGTGCGTGACCCGGACAGCTCCGAGGAGAAGTTCAACGGGATGGTGGCCCAGCTCGGTGTCCACGAGGTGTCGTACTTCGTGGGCTGGTCGGCGTGGCTCGACATCGCCCCGGACGGCGTCGACAAGGCACACGGCCTGCAGATCGTCTGCGACGAACTCGGCGTCGACCCCGCGGACGTGCTCGCGATCGGGGACGGGCGCAACGACATCGAGATGCTGGAGTGGGCCGGTCGCGGTGTCGCCATGGGTGACGCGCCCGACGAGGTGAAGGCTGCGGCCGACGTCGTCACGGGCGACTTCGACGACCTCGGGACGGTGGCGGAACTGAACCGCTGGTTCCCCGCCACGGACGGCACCTGA
- a CDS encoding WhiB family transcriptional regulator: MTEAATPCVTYANVFLHPLLEDGTTPTNRGERREQQMLRSQAEKMCGGCPLLTQCLSDAVTRFDVAGFVAGTTRRQRQEIRARLGVQVAPEDLDTFAGVNSGRQFDRYEIHRMRTANPDQPLSVIAAKVGCSVSTVKRHLRRIEDEVGVPRPVKKAPPSPSRVLAVAIEVRNGISRAA; encoded by the coding sequence ATGACTGAGGCAGCGACCCCGTGCGTCACCTACGCGAATGTCTTTCTGCATCCACTTCTGGAGGACGGCACCACGCCCACGAACCGTGGCGAGCGCCGTGAGCAGCAGATGCTGCGCAGCCAGGCCGAGAAGATGTGTGGCGGATGCCCGCTTCTCACCCAGTGCCTGAGCGATGCCGTCACCCGGTTCGACGTGGCTGGCTTCGTCGCCGGCACCACCCGCCGTCAGCGGCAGGAGATCAGGGCCCGGCTGGGCGTCCAGGTCGCCCCCGAGGACCTCGACACCTTCGCGGGCGTCAACTCCGGCCGCCAGTTCGACCGCTACGAGATCCACCGGATGCGCACCGCCAACCCGGACCAGCCGCTGAGCGTGATCGCCGCGAAGGTCGGCTGCTCCGTGTCGACGGTGAAGCGCCATCTGCGTCGCATCGAGGACGAGGTCGGCGTCCCCCGCCCGGTGAAGAAGGCCCCGCCGAGCCCCTCCCGGGTGCTCGCCGTCGCGATCGAGGTCCGCAACGGCATCAGCCGAGCCGCCTGA
- the serS gene encoding serine--tRNA ligase: MIDPKWLRVDPDRVRRSQAARGASVDLVDDLLAADEARRSSILTSETLRAEQKSIGKDVARASGDEKAALLARTKDLSAQVKEATAATAEAEARFSGLMSQLGNLVLDGVPEGGEDEGVVIETVGTPRDFAAEGFTPKDHLELGEALGAIDMERGTKISGSRFYVLTGVGAQLEIALLNLAMTKATEWGFTPMIPPALVKPSAMEGTGFLGQAAQDVYHLPADDLYLVGTSEVALAAYHSDEILDAATLPRQYVAYSPCFRREAGSYGKDTRGIFRVHWFDKVEMFVHCDPVDAEDWHQRLLGFEKQFLEALEVPFQVLDVASGDLGLSAARKFDCYAWLPTQDRYREVTSTSNCTEFQARRLNIRGRFADGVRPVATLNGTLCAMTRIIIMLLENHQQADGSVRVPEALRPYLGGRERLEPIR, encoded by the coding sequence ATGATTGATCCGAAGTGGCTGCGCGTCGATCCCGACCGCGTGCGACGCTCCCAGGCTGCCCGTGGCGCCTCCGTCGACCTGGTCGACGACCTGCTCGCCGCCGACGAGGCCCGCCGGAGCTCCATCCTGACCTCCGAGACCCTGCGCGCCGAGCAGAAATCCATCGGCAAGGACGTCGCCAGGGCGTCCGGCGACGAGAAGGCCGCGCTCCTGGCCCGCACCAAGGACCTGTCGGCCCAGGTGAAGGAGGCGACAGCGGCCACAGCGGAGGCAGAGGCCCGCTTCTCCGGCCTGATGAGCCAGCTCGGCAACCTCGTCCTCGACGGCGTGCCCGAGGGCGGCGAGGACGAGGGCGTCGTCATCGAGACCGTCGGCACCCCGCGCGACTTCGCCGCCGAGGGCTTCACCCCGAAGGACCACCTCGAGCTCGGCGAGGCGCTGGGCGCCATCGACATGGAGCGGGGCACCAAGATCTCCGGCTCGCGGTTCTACGTGCTGACCGGTGTCGGCGCGCAGCTCGAGATCGCGCTGCTGAACCTGGCCATGACCAAGGCCACCGAGTGGGGCTTCACCCCGATGATCCCGCCGGCGCTCGTGAAGCCGTCCGCCATGGAGGGCACGGGCTTCCTCGGCCAGGCCGCGCAGGACGTGTACCACCTCCCCGCCGACGACCTGTACCTCGTCGGCACCTCCGAGGTGGCGCTGGCCGCCTACCACTCCGACGAGATCCTCGACGCCGCCACCCTGCCGCGGCAGTACGTCGCGTACTCGCCCTGCTTCCGCCGCGAGGCGGGCAGCTACGGCAAGGACACCCGCGGCATCTTCCGCGTTCACTGGTTCGACAAGGTGGAGATGTTCGTCCACTGCGATCCGGTCGACGCCGAGGACTGGCACCAGCGGCTGCTCGGCTTCGAGAAGCAGTTCCTGGAGGCCCTCGAGGTGCCGTTCCAGGTGCTCGACGTCGCCTCCGGCGATCTGGGCCTCAGCGCCGCCCGGAAGTTCGACTGCTACGCCTGGCTGCCGACGCAGGACCGCTACCGCGAGGTGACGTCGACGTCGAACTGCACCGAGTTCCAGGCCCGTCGTCTCAACATCCGTGGCCGCTTCGCCGACGGCGTCCGCCCCGTGGCTACGCTGAACGGCACCCTGTGCGCGATGACCCGCATCATCATCATGCTGCTGGAGAACCACCAGCAGGCCGACGGGTCGGTGCGTGTGCCCGAGGCGCTGCGGCCCTATCTCGGGGGTCGCGAGCGGCTCGAGCCGATCCGGTGA
- a CDS encoding diacylglycerol kinase family protein yields the protein MLRRAVPSLVTLLTGVFVAAWTLALPTVIDVWWPWPAPVAGARAGTVALVWGMVLQPVVAYLAMLGLVVVLVRRRWRELAASLLLAGVLTVTLTTVVKHVVARQRPVTDWLGGLHADASFPSGHASAAVALAIAATQFTWAVTRRRRPTVVAGVVGGLIAAAVMAGRLVLGVHHVSDVLGGGLVAAFCAPLAGVLTGAWRTGAPPAGRPRRLVVVWHPDRVRGRVGLERFLASEAARRGFPAPRWVATSPDDPGAGPAAAALADGADVVVALGGDGTVREVLTALAGSPAAAAVLPAGTGNLLAKNLGIPLDAPRACRLALDAAARPLDLLRVEVPGHTARLAAVLAGAGSDAAVLEDTSERAKTAGGPLGYVLAGFRHLRAAPFTATVTVDGELSVVEASLVAVGNVGLLHPGVALLPAADPSDGRLDVLIASPRGRGDVLAMIGGVLAGRRTQQRVTRLSGTRLRFELSAPTPFQVDGDVVGHVTAAEIAVVPGAVSVIRPA from the coding sequence GTGCTCCGTCGCGCCGTCCCGTCCCTCGTCACGCTGCTGACAGGCGTCTTCGTGGCGGCCTGGACGCTGGCACTGCCCACCGTCATCGACGTGTGGTGGCCGTGGCCGGCGCCCGTGGCAGGCGCCAGGGCGGGAACCGTGGCGCTCGTGTGGGGCATGGTGCTGCAGCCGGTGGTGGCCTACCTGGCGATGCTGGGGCTGGTGGTCGTGCTGGTGCGTCGACGGTGGCGCGAGCTCGCCGCCTCCCTGCTGCTCGCGGGCGTGTTGACGGTGACGCTCACGACGGTGGTGAAGCACGTGGTGGCGCGGCAGCGGCCCGTCACCGACTGGCTGGGCGGCCTGCACGCCGACGCCTCGTTCCCGTCCGGCCATGCCTCCGCCGCCGTGGCGCTGGCGATCGCGGCGACCCAGTTCACCTGGGCGGTCACCAGGCGCCGCCGGCCGACGGTGGTCGCGGGCGTCGTCGGCGGCCTGATCGCCGCGGCCGTCATGGCGGGGCGGCTGGTGCTGGGCGTGCACCACGTGAGCGACGTCCTGGGCGGCGGCCTCGTGGCCGCGTTCTGCGCCCCGCTGGCCGGCGTGCTGACCGGCGCGTGGCGCACCGGCGCCCCACCGGCGGGCCGCCCGCGACGCCTGGTCGTGGTGTGGCACCCGGACCGGGTCCGCGGCCGCGTGGGCCTCGAACGCTTCCTCGCCTCCGAGGCGGCCCGGCGTGGCTTCCCGGCCCCACGCTGGGTCGCGACGAGCCCCGACGACCCCGGTGCCGGACCCGCCGCGGCTGCGCTCGCGGACGGCGCCGACGTCGTGGTCGCCCTGGGTGGCGACGGCACCGTCCGCGAGGTGCTGACGGCGCTCGCCGGCTCCCCGGCCGCGGCCGCCGTCCTCCCCGCAGGGACCGGCAACCTGCTCGCCAAGAACCTGGGCATCCCGCTCGACGCGCCCCGAGCCTGCCGGTTGGCGCTGGATGCCGCGGCCCGCCCGCTCGACCTGCTGCGCGTCGAGGTCCCCGGCCACACTGCCCGGCTCGCCGCCGTCCTCGCCGGCGCCGGGTCGGACGCGGCCGTGTTGGAGGACACCTCGGAGCGGGCGAAGACCGCCGGTGGCCCGCTTGGCTACGTGCTGGCGGGGTTCCGCCACCTGCGGGCGGCCCCGTTCACGGCGACGGTCACCGTCGACGGCGAGCTGAGCGTCGTGGAGGCGTCACTTGTCGCGGTGGGCAATGTCGGGCTGCTGCACCCCGGCGTCGCGCTGCTGCCGGCGGCCGACCCCTCCGACGGACGCCTCGACGTGCTGATCGCCTCCCCGCGGGGGCGCGGCGACGTGCTCGCGATGATCGGCGGGGTGCTGGCGGGCCGCCGGACGCAGCAGCGGGTGACGCGGCTGAGCGGCACGAGGCTCCGCTTCGAACTGTCGGCGCCGACCCCGTTCCAGGTCGACGGCGACGTCGTCGGCCACGTCACCGCGGCCGAGATCGCGGTCGTTCCCGGCGCCGTCTCCGTGATCCGTCCGGCCTGA
- a CDS encoding GNAT family N-acetyltransferase has translation MARRRQRRAPGRPVAATDRRARRPQAAHDDAATFAAFAAGCSAEEVDEAYVEVDHRVAFGAFDGDAIVAASSAYPWGDGAAVADIGVITAPTHRGRGLGRAVVRATARHILGEGLSPLYRCQATNVASAATGRGAGFTLFGRWDVAV, from the coding sequence ATGGCTCGTCGGCGTCAACGACGCGCTCCAGGCCGACCGGTCGCTGCAACTGATCGACGTGCACGACGGCCGCAGGCTGCTCACGACGACGCCGCCACGTTCGCGGCGTTCGCCGCCGGCTGCTCCGCGGAGGAGGTCGACGAGGCCTACGTCGAGGTCGACCACAGGGTCGCGTTCGGGGCGTTCGACGGCGACGCCATCGTCGCCGCGAGCAGCGCCTACCCGTGGGGCGACGGGGCCGCGGTCGCCGACATCGGCGTCATCACCGCGCCGACGCACCGGGGCCGTGGCCTGGGCAGGGCCGTCGTGCGGGCCACCGCCCGACACATCCTCGGCGAGGGGCTGAGCCCGCTGTACCGCTGCCAGGCCACCAACGTCGCCTCCGCCGCGACGGGTCGCGGCGCCGGGTTCACGCTGTTCGGGCGCTGGGACGTCGCCGTCTGA
- a CDS encoding MFS transporter, producing the protein MRRTGRPPVPAEIWVLVAAAFLIALGYGLVAPILPQFARSFDVGVMAASAIVSIFAFVRLVFAPAGGALIGRFGERRIYLVGLLIVATSSALCGIADTYWTLLLFRGLGGIGSVMFTVSAMGLLVRLAPTSQRGHVSSLYGSAFLIGNILGPILGSLLGGLGMRLPFYIYAVAVYIAAAVVFLFLRGGIGAAPDADQTQATFSLAEALRIPYYRALLVTGLANGWSNFGVRIALVPLMAAAVPAIGKEAAGIALTLFALGSAVTQQFSGRLVDRHGRLPFLMLGLLISAAATIGFGWLDSLPWFLALSVLGGVGGAFVGPASQALLADLIGANRNGGPALATYSMATDLGSIAGTLVAGWVADQVGFGWAFGTTGIVLAVSIIPWLLVRRRPSPA; encoded by the coding sequence ATGCGACGCACGGGGCGGCCGCCGGTCCCGGCGGAAATCTGGGTGCTCGTGGCGGCGGCGTTCCTGATCGCACTGGGCTACGGGCTCGTCGCACCGATCCTGCCGCAGTTCGCCCGCTCCTTCGACGTCGGCGTCATGGCCGCGTCCGCGATCGTGTCGATCTTCGCGTTCGTCCGGCTCGTGTTCGCCCCCGCCGGCGGCGCCCTCATCGGGCGGTTCGGCGAACGTCGCATCTACCTGGTCGGGCTGCTGATCGTGGCGACGTCGTCGGCGCTGTGCGGCATCGCCGACACGTACTGGACGCTGCTCCTGTTCCGCGGACTCGGCGGCATCGGCTCCGTGATGTTCACCGTCTCCGCCATGGGCCTGCTCGTGCGGCTCGCGCCCACGTCGCAGCGCGGGCACGTGTCGTCGCTGTACGGCAGCGCCTTCCTGATCGGCAACATCCTCGGCCCCATCCTCGGCTCGCTGCTGGGCGGGCTGGGCATGCGGCTTCCGTTCTACATCTACGCGGTGGCCGTCTACATCGCCGCCGCCGTCGTGTTCCTGTTCCTCCGCGGCGGCATCGGCGCGGCGCCGGACGCCGACCAGACGCAGGCGACCTTCTCGCTGGCCGAGGCGCTGCGGATCCCGTACTACCGGGCGCTGCTCGTCACGGGTCTGGCGAACGGCTGGTCCAACTTCGGGGTGCGGATCGCGCTGGTGCCGCTGATGGCGGCCGCCGTCCCGGCCATCGGTAAGGAGGCGGCGGGCATCGCGCTGACGCTGTTCGCGCTCGGCAGCGCCGTCACGCAGCAGTTCAGCGGCCGGCTCGTCGACCGGCACGGCCGGCTCCCCTTCCTCATGCTCGGCCTGCTGATCTCCGCGGCGGCGACCATCGGCTTCGGCTGGCTCGACTCGCTGCCGTGGTTCCTGGCGCTGTCCGTGCTCGGGGGCGTCGGCGGCGCGTTCGTCGGCCCCGCCTCCCAGGCCCTGCTCGCCGACCTGATCGGAGCCAACCGCAACGGCGGCCCCGCGCTGGCCACCTACTCGATGGCCACGGACCTGGGGTCCATCGCCGGCACCCTGGTCGCCGGCTGGGTCGCGGACCAGGTCGGCTTCGGGTGGGCCTTCGGCACCACCGGCATCGTCCTGGCTGTGTCGATCATCCCCTGGCTCCTCGTCCGCCGCCGTCCCTCCCCCGCCTGA